The following are from one region of the Natronocella acetinitrilica genome:
- a CDS encoding LysR family transcriptional regulator gives MNIQTLDRRAGQRRSEQMDSTALAYFQVAAESGSIRGASQVLHVSASAISRQITRLESQLGVPLFERLAHGLALTSAGELLLFHVRRTTRELQSAQREIRDLAGQQSGHVRIVIVESAARALLVPAMDSFWRDHPHVKVSLHVAGNSQVLEMIEQGEADIGVAFNVPAQSEQYVYETAHLNLGAVMAANHPLASADRLRIRDLVDYPIFLPDRSLMLHKAVSEVDGEWPLKVHLVTNSIAAMSLLASCSLGVALKTRLGLSDEMESGKLAFVRLHDRRLSVQRLTLLVQHRLPFPVLATRIGQALRSVNEA, from the coding sequence ATGAATATACAGACGTTGGACCGCCGTGCTGGGCAACGCCGTAGCGAGCAAATGGACTCCACTGCCCTGGCCTACTTCCAGGTTGCGGCGGAATCCGGATCTATTCGCGGCGCATCGCAGGTATTACATGTGTCTGCATCGGCGATAAGTCGGCAAATTACTCGTCTCGAGAGTCAACTTGGTGTGCCGTTGTTCGAGCGCCTAGCCCACGGGCTCGCTCTTACCAGTGCCGGGGAGTTGCTGCTCTTTCATGTCCGTCGAACAACGCGAGAATTGCAATCTGCCCAGAGAGAGATCCGTGACCTGGCGGGACAACAGTCTGGTCATGTTCGCATCGTCATCGTTGAGAGCGCGGCCAGAGCACTGCTGGTTCCGGCGATGGACAGTTTCTGGCGCGACCACCCTCACGTAAAGGTTTCCTTGCATGTGGCCGGGAATAGTCAGGTGCTGGAGATGATAGAGCAGGGTGAGGCAGACATTGGCGTGGCGTTCAATGTGCCTGCCCAGAGCGAGCAATATGTCTATGAGACGGCGCATCTGAACCTGGGCGCCGTCATGGCTGCCAATCATCCTTTGGCGTCGGCGGACCGCTTGCGGATTCGAGATCTGGTGGACTACCCCATTTTCCTGCCGGATCGGTCTCTGATGCTGCATAAAGCGGTGAGTGAGGTCGATGGTGAGTGGCCACTGAAAGTTCATCTGGTCACGAACAGCATCGCGGCCATGAGTTTGCTTGCGAGTTGCAGTTTAGGCGTTGCGCTGAAGACCAGGCTCGGCCTCTCCGACGAGATGGAGAGCGGAAAGCTGGCGTTCGTCCGTCTTCATGATCGACGGTTGTCCGTGCAGCGCTTGACCTTGCTTGTGCAGCACCGCCTGCCGTTTCCGGTTCTGGCGACTCGCATTGGGCAGGCCCTACGCTCGGTAAACGAGGCATGA
- a CDS encoding amidohydrolase, giving the protein MSRDSLCIRDVLIVPGGVGAPLPYYGWVEVRDGKFADMGQGSPKREFSGEVIEGNGDVLLPGLMNLHAHSHSSLTRGSAEGASLEDWLTMVEREQQILTEEDAYTGALATYAEAVLSGTTTILDMCLKPRAAIAAARDIGIRAIIAPYAADTKPFSPPLELTEELLQATSNQTDPVQVWVGAHDLESCSDDQIQVAAALAKKYCTGLHMHCSESRFSVEATRGRTGRTPIQQLGELCALTDRTLLAHCVWADEADQRLLRENGTHVTHCPHANLKLGSGFAPVPAMLEQGINICLGTDGAKANNRLDMFDVMKFASLLHKGIKQDPRVMPANVVLDMATHGAAKAIQNPFLGRIAPGMTADFITVRTDGYHLLPMVPDTVVTNLVHAARGSDTSLVFVNGRMVARDGELVSKQGCGLMGRYRQTGLDLLDRTA; this is encoded by the coding sequence ATGAGCAGAGATTCATTGTGCATACGTGACGTGCTGATTGTTCCGGGAGGTGTGGGCGCACCCCTGCCGTACTACGGGTGGGTCGAAGTGCGGGACGGCAAGTTCGCAGACATGGGACAAGGTTCGCCCAAACGGGAATTTTCAGGAGAGGTGATTGAGGGAAACGGAGACGTCTTGCTACCGGGGCTAATGAACCTTCACGCGCACTCCCACTCCAGCCTGACGCGTGGCAGCGCAGAGGGCGCCAGCCTGGAGGACTGGCTGACGATGGTAGAGCGCGAACAGCAGATACTCACCGAAGAGGATGCGTATACCGGGGCCTTGGCAACGTACGCTGAAGCAGTGCTCTCTGGCACAACAACAATCCTCGACATGTGCCTGAAACCGCGCGCGGCAATTGCGGCGGCGCGGGATATCGGCATTCGCGCCATCATCGCGCCCTACGCTGCCGACACCAAACCGTTTTCACCACCTCTTGAGCTGACAGAGGAATTGCTTCAAGCCACGTCGAACCAGACAGATCCGGTCCAGGTCTGGGTTGGCGCGCACGATCTGGAGAGTTGCAGCGATGATCAGATTCAGGTCGCGGCCGCGCTTGCCAAGAAGTACTGCACTGGACTGCATATGCACTGTTCCGAGTCCCGGTTCTCTGTCGAGGCAACCCGAGGTCGCACGGGGCGAACCCCGATCCAACAACTCGGAGAGCTATGCGCGCTTACGGACCGCACCCTGCTCGCGCACTGCGTGTGGGCGGATGAAGCGGACCAGCGTCTACTTCGGGAAAATGGCACCCATGTGACCCACTGCCCCCATGCAAATCTCAAACTGGGATCAGGGTTTGCACCAGTGCCCGCGATGCTGGAGCAGGGGATCAATATCTGCCTGGGAACAGATGGCGCGAAAGCCAATAACCGGCTGGACATGTTCGACGTGATGAAATTCGCCTCCCTGTTGCACAAGGGCATTAAACAGGATCCCCGCGTAATGCCTGCCAATGTGGTCCTCGATATGGCAACACATGGCGCTGCCAAGGCGATACAGAATCCTTTCCTTGGTCGTATAGCCCCTGGCATGACGGCGGACTTCATTACCGTCCGCACGGACGGCTATCACCTCCTGCCCATGGTCCCGGATACCGTGGTAACCAACCTGGTTCATGCGGCACGCGGTTCAGACACCTCGCTTGTTTTCGTCAATGGCCGCATGGTCGCTCGAGACGGAGAACTTGTATCCAAGCAAGGTTGCGGCTTGATGGGACGCTATCGCCAAACAGGGCTCGATCTGCTCGACCGTACAGCGTAA
- a CDS encoding ABC transporter permease → MTVTDPSAAKERYWTRFLPPVLILVTVLAGWQTVVRLLDIPLWLLPAPTDIVQRFFQTSNLAYHTGITVLEAGSGFLISAVLAIFLASAIVHSKFLERGLLPYIIISNAIPIIAIIPLLTIWFGFGMAPRVMICMIITFFPIVTNTTQGLKSADPRALEFMRSINATRLEILTKVQLPSALPSIFAGFKIAASLSLVGAVVAEFYSSDRGLGFLIITAATQLRTDLLFVAVAILAALGVTAFFFFAWLENRALRGQQAEATR, encoded by the coding sequence TTGACTGTTACCGACCCGTCCGCCGCCAAAGAGCGTTACTGGACCCGATTCCTTCCCCCAGTGCTGATTCTGGTGACGGTACTGGCTGGGTGGCAGACGGTAGTTCGACTACTCGATATTCCTCTTTGGTTGCTGCCTGCTCCGACCGACATCGTGCAACGTTTCTTCCAGACATCGAATCTCGCCTACCACACGGGAATCACGGTACTGGAAGCAGGATCGGGATTTCTCATTTCCGCTGTGCTGGCCATTTTTCTGGCATCGGCTATCGTCCATTCCAAGTTCCTGGAACGAGGGCTGCTGCCGTATATCATCATCTCTAACGCCATTCCTATCATCGCAATCATCCCGCTACTGACGATCTGGTTCGGATTCGGCATGGCGCCACGGGTCATGATCTGCATGATCATCACCTTCTTTCCGATTGTTACCAACACGACCCAAGGGTTGAAGTCTGCCGACCCGCGGGCACTGGAATTCATGCGCTCCATCAACGCGACCCGCCTTGAGATTCTCACGAAAGTACAGCTGCCAAGCGCACTGCCCTCAATCTTCGCGGGCTTCAAGATCGCGGCATCTTTGAGCCTTGTGGGAGCCGTGGTAGCGGAGTTCTACAGCTCGGACCGGGGGCTCGGCTTTCTCATCATTACCGCGGCGACCCAGTTACGGACCGATTTACTCTTTGTCGCTGTCGCGATTCTGGCGGCCCTGGGCGTTACCGCTTTCTTTTTCTTCGCCTGGCTCGAGAATCGGGCGCTGCGAGGTCAGCAAGCTGAGGCTACGAGATGA
- a CDS encoding ABC transporter ATP-binding protein: MAISAVSGISIGTPAASDSSAASAPGGVERAAGTQPCINVQNLELTFFTGNGQTTALQDINLSIGEGEFVALLGPTGCGKSSMLRVVSDLLKPTAGTVTIRGKPPSVARQANDFGFVFQEPALLPWRTALDNVRLPLEVVGFPADQRQSRCEELLESVNLLKFKDAYPHELSGGMKQRIAIIRALSWRPSILLMDEPFSALDEITKGQLQEDLLELWESERKTVLFVTHNISEAVYLADRVVVLSSHPGRIRRILPVELPRPRAENIRETMEFLRHVREAREELTV; this comes from the coding sequence TTGGCGATTAGCGCGGTGTCCGGCATTTCTATCGGCACGCCCGCGGCTTCAGATAGCAGTGCGGCATCAGCGCCAGGGGGAGTCGAACGTGCTGCAGGGACGCAGCCCTGTATCAATGTACAGAACCTCGAACTCACGTTCTTCACTGGCAACGGGCAAACCACAGCCCTTCAAGACATCAACCTGAGCATAGGAGAGGGCGAGTTCGTCGCTCTCCTCGGGCCCACCGGTTGCGGCAAGAGCTCCATGCTGCGTGTGGTCTCTGATCTCCTTAAACCCACTGCAGGAACTGTGACGATCCGAGGAAAGCCTCCCTCAGTGGCGCGGCAAGCCAACGATTTCGGTTTTGTTTTCCAGGAACCAGCTTTGCTGCCCTGGAGAACTGCATTGGACAACGTACGTCTTCCCTTGGAGGTCGTCGGCTTTCCGGCGGATCAGCGACAGAGCCGGTGCGAAGAACTCCTGGAATCTGTGAACCTCCTCAAATTCAAGGACGCCTATCCGCACGAACTCTCTGGTGGCATGAAGCAGCGGATTGCCATCATCAGGGCTCTGAGCTGGCGACCATCCATTCTATTAATGGACGAGCCCTTCAGCGCACTGGATGAGATTACCAAGGGACAACTTCAGGAAGACCTGTTGGAGCTGTGGGAATCCGAGCGAAAAACCGTGCTGTTTGTTACTCACAATATCAGCGAAGCAGTGTATCTGGCTGATCGCGTTGTCGTGCTATCCAGTCATCCCGGACGAATCCGACGCATCCTTCCCGTTGAGCTTCCGAGGCCTCGGGCGGAGAACATCAGGGAGACGATGGAGTTCCTGCGCCATGTGCGCGAGGCGAGAGAGGAGCTCACAGTTTGA
- a CDS encoding ABC transporter substrate-binding protein, whose protein sequence is MKAHFTLRQLVTASLMALVVAVGPSIAAAADLKSVSVRLDWRPGTQHSPFFHGRALGYYEEEGIDLRIITGSGSSDVVTQVGSRAVEFGLADALVISQAIDRGVPIIAIGGYYQRTPIVVMSPQENPVREPSDLLNQVRLGHNRGSATGQGLTAMLAANNIAMEDLTLIPIGFGVEPLLAGQVDAMMGFAQNQPVEAELAGMPIHSMPISDHGVESYGLTLVTNPQWIESDPDLVQGFVRATLRGLRASMEDPAAAIASVMANVEELDEELERRKLEITLDYWLGDDGEEESIGRQTDERWARTIDVALELGLIDRPIDPAVIYTQQFIGD, encoded by the coding sequence ATGAAAGCTCATTTCACGCTTCGGCAGTTAGTCACTGCGTCCCTTATGGCTCTCGTTGTTGCTGTTGGCCCATCCATAGCGGCTGCCGCTGATCTCAAATCCGTTTCGGTGCGACTGGACTGGCGGCCCGGTACCCAACATTCACCATTCTTCCATGGCCGTGCTCTGGGCTATTACGAAGAGGAAGGAATTGATCTGCGCATCATCACAGGATCTGGCTCTTCTGACGTCGTGACGCAGGTGGGGTCCAGGGCGGTGGAGTTCGGCCTCGCGGACGCCTTGGTGATATCCCAGGCAATCGACCGGGGAGTGCCCATCATCGCCATCGGCGGCTACTACCAGAGAACGCCGATCGTCGTCATGAGTCCACAAGAAAACCCGGTGCGCGAGCCAAGTGACCTCCTCAACCAGGTACGACTCGGACACAATCGAGGCAGTGCGACTGGACAGGGACTGACCGCGATGCTGGCAGCAAACAACATTGCCATGGAAGACCTCACTCTAATTCCGATCGGATTCGGAGTTGAACCACTGCTCGCCGGCCAGGTGGATGCGATGATGGGTTTCGCCCAGAACCAGCCGGTGGAGGCGGAATTAGCGGGGATGCCTATCCACAGCATGCCGATTTCGGATCACGGTGTGGAAAGTTACGGCCTCACGCTGGTAACAAACCCACAATGGATAGAGTCTGATCCAGATCTTGTCCAGGGTTTTGTGCGGGCGACGCTCCGCGGTCTGCGAGCCTCAATGGAAGATCCGGCCGCAGCGATTGCCAGCGTCATGGCCAATGTGGAAGAGCTTGACGAAGAGCTAGAGCGCAGAAAGCTCGAAATCACCCTCGATTATTGGCTAGGGGACGACGGCGAGGAGGAGTCGATAGGCCGACAGACTGACGAGCGTTGGGCCCGCACGATTGATGTGGCGCTGGAACTTGGACTCATCGATCGCCCCATCGATCCGGCCGTCATCTACACCCAGCAGTTCATTGGCGATTAG
- a CDS encoding UbiD family decarboxylase, with the protein MANDLLPSRQRIVAVSLIYHFASRPYRSLDENDKENRAPTMPIRLNCDHEPPSLRTFLADLPDSDLLRIEGSTPADYVPTALVLELEKKQQTPVVWFDAADPFNSPVVLNLFASRDRIARMVGAELGGFNEAWVQASKRAEKPVIVESGPVQENVLVGNAVESGDLPISRHFEADAGRYVGSGILVCKDPDSGVRNLSYQRLQLKDSRRFGASLHSRGHIWEHLKRSEELGRNLEVAVVIGVHPAINLAAAAKVAKEVDELDLACGLLGHSIELVRCQTIDLEVPAYAEYVLEGELLADTAEPEGPFGEYTGYSTSRSTKNVFVVKAITHRSNPVYHDIVPGYSSEHLLLSRSPREAHVFMRMKEMLPAIHSINYPRSGTHFHAYVSIKKTAEGQANHALTLLMGLDPYVKFAVAVDDDIDVFDEQEVLWALATRFQADTDLFVIPNGFCNQLDPSSRNGTSAKLGLDATAPLAWDVERAKVPDAAIAAAKQLLISMNRQ; encoded by the coding sequence ATGGCCAACGATCTGTTGCCTAGCCGGCAACGGATCGTTGCAGTTTCGCTAATTTACCACTTCGCAAGCAGGCCTTACCGTTCTCTAGACGAAAACGACAAAGAGAATCGCGCACCAACTATGCCCATTCGGCTGAATTGCGATCATGAGCCTCCGTCCCTGCGCACTTTCCTTGCGGACCTGCCGGACAGCGATCTATTACGTATCGAAGGCTCCACTCCGGCCGACTACGTACCCACCGCTCTGGTACTCGAACTAGAGAAAAAACAACAAACACCTGTGGTCTGGTTTGATGCTGCTGATCCTTTCAACTCTCCGGTTGTGCTGAACCTCTTCGCCTCCCGGGATCGAATTGCTCGCATGGTGGGCGCTGAGCTTGGTGGATTCAACGAAGCCTGGGTTCAAGCGTCGAAGAGAGCCGAAAAACCCGTGATCGTCGAGTCTGGCCCCGTTCAGGAAAACGTGTTGGTTGGGAATGCCGTGGAATCCGGCGACTTACCAATCAGCCGACACTTCGAAGCGGACGCTGGGCGTTACGTCGGCTCGGGCATTCTGGTCTGCAAGGATCCGGATTCAGGCGTGCGCAACCTGAGCTACCAACGCCTTCAGCTCAAGGACTCAAGGCGATTTGGAGCGAGCCTGCATTCCCGTGGGCACATCTGGGAACACCTGAAGCGATCGGAGGAACTGGGACGCAACCTGGAGGTTGCTGTAGTCATTGGCGTGCACCCCGCGATTAATCTGGCAGCGGCCGCAAAAGTAGCCAAAGAAGTGGACGAACTTGACCTCGCCTGTGGCCTGCTTGGCCACAGTATCGAATTAGTCAGGTGCCAGACCATTGACTTGGAGGTTCCAGCCTATGCCGAGTATGTGCTGGAGGGGGAGCTTCTAGCTGATACCGCAGAGCCAGAAGGCCCGTTTGGGGAGTACACCGGCTACTCAACCTCTCGCTCGACCAAAAACGTTTTCGTTGTGAAAGCGATCACGCACCGGTCGAACCCTGTTTACCATGACATCGTACCCGGCTACTCATCCGAGCATTTGCTACTAAGCCGTAGCCCCCGCGAAGCGCACGTCTTCATGCGAATGAAGGAGATGCTTCCAGCAATCCACTCAATCAATTACCCCCGGTCTGGCACGCATTTCCATGCCTATGTCTCGATCAAGAAGACGGCAGAGGGCCAGGCGAATCATGCGTTAACCCTGTTGATGGGCCTTGACCCCTACGTGAAGTTTGCGGTGGCCGTTGATGACGACATAGACGTATTCGACGAGCAGGAGGTCCTTTGGGCACTAGCGACCCGCTTCCAGGCGGACACGGACCTTTTCGTAATCCCGAACGGCTTCTGCAATCAACTCGACCCATCCTCGCGCAACGGCACATCCGCGAAGTTGGGCCTGGACGCGACGGCACCACTGGCATGGGATGTGGAACGAGCAAAAGTGCCGGACGCCGCCATAGCGGCAGCAAAACAGTTACTGATCAGCATGAACCGTCAATGA